TTCCTCTTCTCTCAGTCTGGAGCTTTGGATACAAAAGGAAATCTTAAATGTGCAGGTGGCTCAGAAGCAGTGGGGTGTGAGCTTGCTGCCTTCATGGTCTGTCCTCTGAGCACATGGCTGGTTTTCCCTTTCTCACCCAGATTTGACAACCCCCCAGCGCACGCCCTGCTGTCCCTCACATACCCCTCTTCCCCTGCAGGAGacggaggagctggaggaggagaagtCGGGCCTGCAGAAGGAGATCGCCGAGCtgcagaaggagaaggagaagctgGAGTTCATGCTGGTGGCCCACGGGCCTGTATGCAAGATCAGCCCCGAGGAGCGCCGGTCACCCCCGGCCTCCGGGCTGCAGGCCCTGCGCAGTGGGGGCAGTGGAGGGGTAGGCGCCGTGGTGGTGAAGCAGGAGCCCCTGGAAGAGGACAGCCCCTCGTCCTCGTCGGCGGGGCTGGACAAGGCCCAGCGCTCCGTGATCAAGCCCATCAGCATCGCTGGGGGCTTCTATGGGGAGGAGCCCCTGCACACCCCCATAGTGGTGACCTCCACTCCTGCCATCACTCCAGGCACCTCGAACCTCGTCTTCACCTACCCCAGCGTCCTGGAGCAGGAGTCACCTGCGTCGCCCTCTGAGTCCTGCTCCAAG
The Physeter macrocephalus isolate SW-GA unplaced genomic scaffold, ASM283717v5 random_287, whole genome shotgun sequence DNA segment above includes these coding regions:
- the FOSL2 gene encoding fos-related antigen 2 isoform X2, producing MPGSGSAFIPTINAITTSQDLQWMVQPTVITSMSNPYPRSHPYSPLPGLASVPGHMALPRPGVIKTIGTTVGRRRRDEQLSPEEEEKRRIRRERNKLAAAKCRNRRRELTEKLQAETEELEEEKSGLQKEIAELQKEKEKLEFMLVAHGPVCKISPEERRSPPASGLQALRSGGSGGVGAVVVKQEPLEEDSPSSSSAGLDKAQRSVIKPISIAGGFYGEEPLHTPIVVTSTPAITPGTSNLVFTYPSVLEQESPASPSESCSKAHRRSSSSGDQSSDSLNSPTLLAL